In one Molothrus ater isolate BHLD 08-10-18 breed brown headed cowbird chromosome 6, BPBGC_Mater_1.1, whole genome shotgun sequence genomic region, the following are encoded:
- the ISM2 gene encoding isthmin-2, which produces MPLIRGKVVLILGFVFLTTFLAAVRGLPVRGKPRSNTPKERSSKLAEVSASSSPRSAGDEELSPSGRARGLRRSGQAGPRRHRRRGLAQQAARSPVLPQPSAAGQEESLPFMLDLQNLPGLANVDLSAQNPNIQVTIEVVDDPQAEMEMDLLKETSNDWSLTSSEWLSHKDLFWPLFWEYTDPAEGEEEEEDEEEEEEEEEDDNLDVGDREEEEEDDDEEEDYTTDYEEEESMLSGVGGNWDQRWPGQKNWIYKEKYNYDYEDEEEWSPWSPCSITCGSGNQKRTRSCGYACTATESRTCDLTHCPGAEGEMVFPTEETPFKSDNTTELFNSEVDSCEKWLNCKSDFLTKYLSKVLTDLPSCPCSYPLEAVYSAVNLRDEQRGKSFRWRDASGPKERLDIYKPTARFCLRSMLSLDSTTLAAQHCCYDEHTRLITRGKGAGVPNLISTEFSPELHYKVDMLPWILCKGDWSRYHAVRPPNNGQRCADNPAEEEYLSQLQEAKEY; this is translated from the exons atGCCTCTGATTAGAGGGAAAGTCGTGCTCATCCTCGGATTCGTCTTCCTGACAACTTTCCTGGCTGCGGTGAGAGGGCTACCCGTGAGGGGGAAACCGCGCAGCAATACCCCGAAGGAGAGGAGCTCCAAGCTAGCGGAG GTGTCAGCGTCATCCAGCCCGCGCTCAGCAGGGGACGAGGAGCTGTCCCCCTCGGGCAGGGCGCGGGGGCTGCGGCGCAGCGGGCAGGCTGGCCCGCGCCGGCACAGGCGCAGAGGGCTGGCTCAGCAGGCTGccaggagccctgtgctgccccagcccagtgctgctggccaggaggAGAGCCTGCCCTTCATGCTGGACCTGCAGAACTTGCCAGGGCTGGCCAACGTGGACCTGAGTGCCCAGAACCCCAACATCCAG GTAACCATTGAAGTGGTGGATGATCCTCAGGCTGAGATGGAGATGGACTTGTTGAAGGAGACAAGCAATGACTGGTCTCTGACATCCTCTGAGTGGCTGTCTCACAAGGACCTATTCTGGCCCCTCTTCTGGGAATACACTGACCCTgctgagggggaggaggaggaggaagatgaagaggaggaggaagaggaggaagaggatgacaACCTGGATGTAGGGgacagggaagaagaagaagaggatgATGATGAAGAGGAAGATTACACAACAGATTATGAGGAGGAGGAGTCCATGCTTAGTGGAGTAGGTGGTAACTGGGACCAGCGATGGCCGGGGCAGAAAAACTGGATatataaggaaaaatacaattaCG ATTATGAAGATGAGGAGGAGTGGAGCCCATGGTCCCCTTGCAGCATCACCTGTGGCAGTGGCAACCAGAAGAGGACCCGCTCCTGTGGCTATGCCTGCACAGCGACAGAGTCGAGGACCTGTGATCTGACACACTGCCCTG GAGCAGAAGGAGAGATGGTCTTCCCCACAGAGGAGACACCTTTCAAAAGCGACAACACCACAGAGCTGTTCAACTCAG AGGTGGACAGCTGTGAGAAGTGGCTGAACTGCAAGAGCGACTTCCTCACCAAGTACCTGAGCAAGGTGCTGACGGacctgcccagctgcccctgctcctaCCCGCTGGAGGCCGTCTACAGCGCCGTCAACCTGCGCGATGAGCAGCGGGGCAAGAGCTTCCGATGGCGGGACGCCAGCGGGCCCAAGGAGCGCCTGGACATCTACAAGCCCACGGCGCGGTTCTGCCTGCGCTCCATGCTCTCCCTGGACAGCACCACGCtggctgcccagcactgctgctacGACGAGCACACCCGCCTCATCACCCGCGGCAAGGGCGCCGGTGTCCCCAACCTCATCAGCACCGAGTTCTCTCCGGAGCTGCACTACAAGGTGGACATGCTGCCCTGGATCCTCTGCAAGGGGGACTGGAGCCGCTATCACGCCGTCCGGCCCCCCAACAATGGCCAGCGCTGTGCCGACAACCCCGCCGAGGAGGAGTACttgtcccagctgcaggaggccaAGGAGTACTAG